From Nitrospirota bacterium:
GATTACGCGGACCGCTCGATCAAATCCGTCGACGCGCTGAAGACCCTCGAGCTGCCGGTGCTCGCCGTGATCCCGAGCATCCAGAACGCTGACGAGCTCGCCGAGAAGAGGAAGCGGGATGTGTTCCTCTACAAATTCACGGGAGCGTACCTCGCCTGCATCCTGGCGGTCTTCGCCCTGGAGCTCTTCGGCTTGACCTATATCGATGATTTCATCAGTAACGTCGTCCACCTGCCGGGACGGCTCGTCAGCCTGAAGGACCTCTTCAAAAATATCTTCTAACAGAGGAGAGCGCGCATGAGCAGAATAGAGAAGGCCCTGGAAAAAGCGGTAAAACTGAGGGACGGCAAAGCCGCCGATGCGCCGCCCGAAAAGGCGCCGGCAGCGAGACCGGCGCTCACGAGGGAGCGCGTATTCGACGTGCAGACCCTGGCGGTCGAGAACCCCTACATCATCACGCTCAGCGACCCGGCCTCTCCCATAACCGAGGAATACCGGAAGCTGAAGTCCATGGTAGTGAAGCTCACCAAGCTCGGCGGGTTCCGGAACACGATTATGATCACGAGCTCCCTGGGATGGGAGGGCAAGAGCGTTACGGCCATGAATTTCGCGATAACGCTCGCCCAGGAATACGACCACACGGTGCTCCTCATCGATGCGGACCTGCGGAAGCCCTCCCTGCATACGTATTTCGGCATCGCGCCCGAGGTCGGGCTTTCCGACTGCCTTCTCGATGAGGTCGATATGGGCGATGCGCTCATCAAGACCGGCATAGGGAAGCTCACGCTGCTTCCGGCGGGCAAGCCGGTCAAGAACCCGGTCGAGCTCCTTTCGTCGGACCGCATGCGGGAGTTCGTTTCGGAGATGAAGCACCGGTATGCCGACCGCTACATCATCATCGACACGCCGCCGGTGCTCGCCTTTGCCGAGACCCATGCGATCAGCACCCTCGTCGACGGCGTCATCTTCGTGGTGAAGGAGGGCGCGGCGTCGCTCCAGCATATCGGCAACGCCCTCGACATCCTCAAGCTCAGCAAGATCTTCGGGGTCGTCTACAACGACGCGGGCGTCATAGACCTGAACAGCCGTTACCATTCAGGACACTACTACGGCGGGTATAAACCGTTGCCTGAAAACGTCGCCCGCACCTAGCGCCATGTACGAGAGCTTCTTCAACTTCAGGACCAAGCCGTTCGAGCTGGTGCCCAACCCGGACTTCATCTACCTGAGCAAGGCGCACCGGCGGGCCATGACCTATCTCGACTACGGCATCAAGGAAAAGGCCGGGTTCATCCTCCTTACGGGAGAGGTGGGGTCCGGGAAGACGACGATCCTGCGCGACCTGCTCAAGAAACTGGACGGC
This genomic window contains:
- a CDS encoding XrtA-associated tyrosine autokinase, producing MSRIEKALEKAVKLRDGKAADAPPEKAPAARPALTRERVFDVQTLAVENPYIITLSDPASPITEEYRKLKSMVVKLTKLGGFRNTIMITSSLGWEGKSVTAMNFAITLAQEYDHTVLLIDADLRKPSLHTYFGIAPEVGLSDCLLDEVDMGDALIKTGIGKLTLLPAGKPVKNPVELLSSDRMREFVSEMKHRYADRYIIIDTPPVLAFAETHAISTLVDGVIFVVKEGAASLQHIGNALDILKLSKIFGVVYNDAGVIDLNSRYHSGHYYGGYKPLPENVART